The nucleotide sequence TTGTGTTGGGAACTTCTATTTTTTACTTATCTTTGACGTTAGTAACGCAAAACAAAATTATTTGTGATAAAATCATTTGCAGACAAAGAAGCTGACAAAATTTGGAATGGAACCCAATCAAGAAAGCTTCCTGCTAATATTCAAAATGTAGCAAGAAGAAAACTGAGAATGATGAATAATGCTCAAAATATAAGTGACTTAAGAATTCCTCCAGCGAATCATTTAGAAAAGTTGAGCGGGAATTTAGAAGGTTTTCATAGCATAAGAATTAATAAGCAATGGAGAATAATATTTAAATGGGAAAATGACAATGCTTTCGAAGTTCAAATTGTTGATTACCATTAATTTCAAAAAGATAAAAAAATGAAAAAGTTAGAAAATATACATCCTGGAGAAATCTTGAAAGAAGAATTTTTAGATCCAATGGAAATTACTGCATATCGACTTTCTAAAGAAACTTTTATTCCGCAGACACGAATAAGTGAAATCATAAAAAAGAAAAGAAGAATAACTGCTGACACCGCTCTTCGACTTTCAAAATATTTTGGAACCACAGCAAAATTTTGGCTGGGATTACAAGATGATTATGATTTAGAAGAAGAAAAATCTTTAAAGGAGAAAGAATTCAATAACATAAAACCGTTAGAAAATAACGCAGCTTAACATCGGTTCATCGCAAATAACAGGTATCCTGGAAAAAGTATAATTTAGAAAACCAATAAAGTAAAACGGTAAGCCAACAAAACCGCGGCCTTATTCCCGCTACTTATCCAAAACCGTAACCGTTGAGCGTAAACCGTCAAAAAAATTATCACAAAATTTAAAAATGAAAATAGCCAAAATACTTACTTATTTTATAACACTTATTCTACTAAATAGCTGTTCTCTTAATAAAGCTATAAAGCATCTTAAAGAAGGAGAAACGGTACAGGAGAACTATAAAGTCACCTTCCCATTCGAAATTAAAAATGGATTTATAATTGTACCTGTAGAAATAGAAAATAAGAGTTATGACTTTCTTTTAGACACAGGTTCTCCAAACCTTGTATCAACAGAACTTGCTGAAAGTTTAATTTAAAGGCTATTGATTCTGCAAATGCAGGGGATGTTTATAATGAGAAAATAAAAAATAAGTATACAAAACTGGAGACAGTTAAAATTGGAAACGTAGATTTTTCTGGAACAACCGCTTTAATAAATGATTTCAACTCTGTATCAGTATGGTCTTCTTTAAATATTCACGGATTTATAGGCGCTAATTTAATGCAACACGCCATTTGGGATATTGATTTCAGAAAACAACAAATTACGATAACTGATAATGAATCAAAACTAGATATACCTGAAAATATAATTGAAAACAAGTTGTTTATCGGCGTGGCAGGAATACCCTCTATTGCTTGTAAACTGAATGAAAAGAAAGTCTGGAATTTCACCGTTGATTTAGGATATAACGGAGGTATAGTGGTACCATTTTCAGAATTTAAAAAGCAAACAGAAAATGGTGCAATTGTAGATTTTAAAAAATCAAATACAAAAGGTGTTACTGGAATTTACGGAGCAAAAAACACAACCAGGGAATCTTATATCGGAATTATTGAAGAAATAGAATTTGGAAATTCAACTTTAGAAAATGTAAAAGTTTATGCAGAGCAGTATTTAGAAAAGAGGTTTGGTTCAGATTTTTTAAAAAATTACCGTATTATTCTAAATTGGAATAGTAAAAAAATAAAGTTGATAAAAAATGAACAAACCAACGAATCCTTAGTAAACGGCCTACGCACAAAATCGGTTAAAGAAAATAGCTAGGTTTGACTTAAATTCTATATTTTAGAAATCTAAATTAAACCTGGTTACACCAGCAAGCTAGCTCTTCCCTACAGGCTACTTCCCTTAATTAAAACCATTGAGCAGATATGAAAATACTAACTATAATAACATTTTACTTAATTGTGGTTTCAAGTTCTGCACAAGCATTGGATGGAAAATGGATGATGACCAAAGAAGGTGATACTTATATTATTCCAGAAAATTTAATCTTAGAAATAAATTCCGATTCATTGAAATACTTTTCATTTGATCAATTTCAATCTTCAATTCCAATAAAAATTGAAAATAACAAGCTCATAGTAAATCAAACACAGACTGATATTGTTGAGTTTATAAATGAAGATAGAATTAAAATAAAAAGTCAGGAAAAGGATAAAAATTCATTGAACGAAACAGAATATGTAAGATTAAAAAAAACTAAGACAACATTATCACCAGAAGAAATTCAAAACTTATCTTTTAAGTTTAATTGGAATGATGAGAAGTTCAAAGTTATATTTAATAAGGAATTAGGAAGTCCGCAGGTCATGAGGATTATGGAAAAAGATGAATTGTCGAAAATTCGTCTTGAGAAAATTGATTCAACTTATTTCATTTCAATTTTACAATCTGGGAAAAGAAAAACAATTTTTCCAATAAAAGAGGTTTCTAATGATAAAATGATACTTTATGGAATGCCTAGAAAACCTTACGAAATAGTAGGTAAGAAAATCGAATAACATCTGCATCACAACAAGGGCTCATCGCCAATAGCCGGCAGCATTAGAAAGAAAATGATTAACCTGACCAATAGACTAATACGGTAACTACTAATCCGCGCCCACTACCCCACCAACTGGCGATAAATGGGATCGTTGCGAGCAATTTGCACAATGAAAATCTTAAAATGAATAGATCACTTTTTTTAACTTTTATAATATCAATTTTCGTTATTCATTTAAGTATAGCGCAAAGGAAAACACCTTTAGAATATATTCCAAATGGATATAAATTGTTTGAAAAATATAAAGGTGACTTAAATAATGATAACAGGGAAGATATTGTATTAATTATAAAAGACACCAAACAAGAAAATATTATAAAAAACAGGTTTGGAGATATTGTTGATCGAAATAGAAGAGGAATTATCGTAATTCTAGGTAAGGAGGATAACTATGAAAAAGTAGTTTTAAATAAAGACTGTTTTTTATCCGAAAATGAAGATGGTGGAGTCTATATGCCTCCAGAACTATGCATAAATATTGAAGATGAAAAATTGAAAATTCATTACGGCCACGGTAGATACGGATATTGGGAATATATTTTTAAATATTTGGAATCCGATTTCAAATTAATAGGATATGAATCAAGTGAAAATCACGGTCCAAAAGTGCTTTATCAGTCTAAAATAGATTTCATTAAAAAGGAAAAAACACTATCGGAAAACATAACTAAAGATCCTGAAGCTGAGGAAGAAATCTTTGAAATAATCTCTTACGATATAAAAATAGATGATTTAATAAAATTATCTGATATTAAAAGTTTTGAAGATCTTGATATGACAAAATTTTAAGAAGGCAAACAGTTCATTACAGCGGCTCATTGCGAATAGCCGCACCATTAGTAAGTATAATTAACCTGACCAACAAATCAATACTAATCCGACAAATCCGCGTTCGCTACTCCACCAAATGGGATGCTTATTGTGTTCTAAAACAAAAAATTATTTTAAGATTTCGGCTTATTTAGTTTTATTTGCGGACTAACCTAAAACCTAATCCAATTGAAAAAATTATTTTTATTATTACTGTTAT is from Salegentibacter mishustinae and encodes:
- a CDS encoding type II toxin-antitoxin system RelE/ParE family toxin; this translates as MIKSFADKEADKIWNGTQSRKLPANIQNVARRKLRMMNNAQNISDLRIPPANHLEKLSGNLEGFHSIRINKQWRIIFKWENDNAFEVQIVDYH
- a CDS encoding HigA family addiction module antitoxin; its protein translation is MKKLENIHPGEILKEEFLDPMEITAYRLSKETFIPQTRISEIIKKKRRITADTALRLSKYFGTTAKFWLGLQDDYDLEEEKSLKEKEFNNIKPLENNAA
- a CDS encoding pepsin/retropepsin-like aspartic protease family protein; amino-acid sequence: MKIAKILTYFITLILLNSCSLNKAIKHLKEGETVQENYKVTFPFEIKNGFIIVPVEIENKSYDFLLDTGSPNLVSTELAESLI